From the genome of Amycolatopsis granulosa:
GCGTTGTCACCGTCGCCGTAGCGGATCGAGACGAGCTCGCCCTCGTCCTCGGAGTGCTCGACCTCGATGTCGGACAGCGCGGTGAGGCACCGCGGGCACCAGTTGATGATGCGTTCGGCGCGGTAGATCAGGCCGTCGTCGAACAGCCGCTTGAACATGGTCTGCACGGCGCGGGACAGGCCCTCGTCCATGGTGAACCGCTCGCGCGACCAGTCGACACCGTCACCGAGGCGCCGCATCTGGCCGAGGATCTTGCCGCCGTACTCGGCCTTCCACTCCCAGACCCGCTCGACGAACTTCTCGCGGCCCAGGTCGTGGCGGGACTTGCCCTGCTGGGCCAGCTCGCGCTCGACGACGTTCTGGGTGGCGATCCCGGCGTGGTCCATGCCCGGCAGCCACAGGACCTCGTAGCCCTGCATGCGGCGGCGGCGCGTCATCACGTCCATCAGGGTGTGGTTGAGCGCGTGCCCCATGTGCAGGCTGCCGGTCACGTTCGGCGGCGGCAGCACGATGGTGAACGGAGGCTTGTCCGACCCGGCATCGGCCGTGAAGTAGCCCGCGTCTACCCACCGCTGGTAGAGGGCGGCTTCTTCATCGGCCGGGTTCCATGCGGCCGGGAGGGCGGGCTGCTGGTCAGGGGCGTTCTCCGTCACAACCGGTAAGTGTACGAACCGGGTAATCCGCGCTGCATCCGCATCGCCTCCGCGACCGGTGATGATCTCCACCCGCTCGACGTCCGGCTCCGCGGGTCCGAAGTGGACGGCCAGCCCGACGTCCGGCTTCGACGAGACCGCGGCGAACGACGTCACCGAGCCGCTGCCCGAGGTCACCGGTGGCGGCCGCAGTTCGACAGTTCAGGCTCATCAGTCTAGCCTGTGGATATGACCCGGGTGCCGAACGACGTCGCGCGACTGGCGGGATCCGTGCGGGCGGTGGTCGGGCAGTTGCACCGCAGGTTGCGGCAGGTCGACAACGCGGGGGTGCTCACGCCGTCCCAGTCGGCGGTGCTCGCCCGGCTGGACCGGGACGGCCCGGCCACCCAGGCTCAGCTCGCGGCGGCCGAGCACGTCCGGCAGCAGTCCATGGCGGCCACGCTCGCCGTGCTGGACGAGCTCGGTTACCTCACCCGCACGCCCGACCCGCGGGACGGCCGCCGCATCGTGATCAGCCTGTCGGACCTGGGCGAGAAAACCGTGCGGGGCGTCCACCAGCACCGCGAGGAGTGGCTGGCCCGCGCCCTGGTCGACGAGCTCACCCCCGGCGAACGCCGCACGATCGACGACGCACTGCCGCTGCTGCGGCGGCTGGCGCAACGATGAGGAAGTGGTGACGACGGCTCAGCCCACGACGAGGCGATCCTCCACCGCCTATCCCCCGCGCCTGGTCCTCCCACTGGTGGCCAGCGCGGTCCTCAACCCCATCAACTCCACCCTGATCGCCGTCGCGCTGGTGCCGATCGGCCGGGCGTTCGGCGCCGGGCCGGAGCAGACCGCGTGGCTGATCACCTCGCTGTACCTGGCCACGGCCGTGGGGCAGCCGGTGGTCGGGCTGTTCGTCGACCGGTTCGGGGCACGGCGCGTGCTGCTGGCCGGTGCGGTCACCGTGATGCTCGCGGGCATCGGCGGGCTGCTCGCCTTCTCGCTGGGCTGGCTCGTCGCCGTGCGGGTCGTGCTCGGAGTCGGCACCTGCGCCGGGTTCCCGGCCGCGATGGCGGTGCTGCGCCGCCGCGCGGACACCACCGGCGGCGGCGTACCGAGCCGGATCCTGTCGGTCCTCGCGATGTCGGCGCAGACCGTCATGGTGATCGGGCCGACGCTCGGCGGCGCGCTGATCGGCCTGGCCGGGTGGCCGGCGATCTTCGCGGTCAACATCCCGCTGGCCGCCGTCGCGATCGTGCTCGCCCTCCTCTGGGTGCCCAAGGACCCGGTGCCCAGCGGCCCCCGGGAGCCGATCGACGTCGCCGGCATCGCGTTGTTCTCGGCGACCCTGCTCGCGGTGCTCCTCTACGTGATGGAGCCCGCGGTGTCCGACCTGTACCTGCTCGGCGTCGCGGTGCTGCTGGGCGCGCTGTTCACCCGTGTCGAGCTGCGTGCCCACCGACCGTTCCTCGACCTGCGCATGCTCGCCGGCAACGGCCCGCTGCTGCGCACCTACCTGCGCCAGGCGCTGGCGTTCCTCATCGTGTACGCGGTCATGTTCGGTTACGTCCAGTGGCTGGAGTCGGCGCGCGAGCTGTCCGAGTCGGCGGCCGGCGCGCTGCTGATGCCGATGTCGGTCGCCGCCGTGGTCGCCGCGGCTTCGGCGGGCAAACCGACGCGGCTCAAGGGCCGGCTGATCGTCAACTCGGTGGCCCTGCTCGCCGGGGCGGTGCTGCTGCTGTTCGTGGGCGACGGGACGTGGCTCGGCACGCTGGTGGTGCTGGCCGCGATCTTCGGGCTGGGCCAGGGGCTGACGAGCGTGACCAACCAGACCGTCCTGTACGGACAGGCGCCGCCGGAGGTGATCGGCACCGCGAGCGGGCTGTTCCGCACCGCCCAGTACCTCGGCGCGATCGCGGCGTCGACGCTGATCGCGTTGTGCTTCGGCGACCGGGCCAGCTCGGGCGGCCTGCACGGGCTGGCGGTCGCGCTCATCGCGATCGGCGTCGTGCTGTTCGTCGTGACGGCCGCCGACCGGGCACTGCGGAACTCCGGTACTCGTGCCGACGCGACCGCGCCCGGCCACCGGCCGTGACCGGCGGCCGGGCGCGTCCGCCGGCTTCTAGAGCACCTGGTGGCCGTACATCTCACCCAGCGGGTCGGCGATGAGCTCGATGCGGGCGCCGTCCGGATCGCGGAAGTAGATCGAGACGTCGCTGTGCACCGCGTGCTCGACACCGGCGTCGGCCAGCTTGCCCGCGAGCCGCTGCCACCGCTGCGGGTCGACCGAGATGGCGACGTGGTGCAGCCCGCCGAGCACCTCGGCGTAGGGGCCGACGTCCAGGCCGGGGAAGTCGAAGAAGGCCAGCAGGTTGCCGTTGCCGATGTCGAAGAAGAAGTGCGACGAGCCGGGGTAGTCGCGGTTCTCGATCAGCTCGGTGAGCGGGAACTCCAGCAGGTCCTGGTAGAAGCGGATGGTCCGCTCGACGTCACTGCTGATCAGCGCCGTGTGGTGCAGGCCGCGGGCGGACGAGGCCGGCCGTTGCCCGGCGGGCTCGAGGTGGGCGTCGCGGATGCGGTCGCGCTCCGCGC
Proteins encoded in this window:
- a CDS encoding MarR family winged helix-turn-helix transcriptional regulator, which codes for MTRVPNDVARLAGSVRAVVGQLHRRLRQVDNAGVLTPSQSAVLARLDRDGPATQAQLAAAEHVRQQSMAATLAVLDELGYLTRTPDPRDGRRIVISLSDLGEKTVRGVHQHREEWLARALVDELTPGERRTIDDALPLLRRLAQR
- a CDS encoding MFS transporter → MVTTAQPTTRRSSTAYPPRLVLPLVASAVLNPINSTLIAVALVPIGRAFGAGPEQTAWLITSLYLATAVGQPVVGLFVDRFGARRVLLAGAVTVMLAGIGGLLAFSLGWLVAVRVVLGVGTCAGFPAAMAVLRRRADTTGGGVPSRILSVLAMSAQTVMVIGPTLGGALIGLAGWPAIFAVNIPLAAVAIVLALLWVPKDPVPSGPREPIDVAGIALFSATLLAVLLYVMEPAVSDLYLLGVAVLLGALFTRVELRAHRPFLDLRMLAGNGPLLRTYLRQALAFLIVYAVMFGYVQWLESARELSESAAGALLMPMSVAAVVAAASAGKPTRLKGRLIVNSVALLAGAVLLLFVGDGTWLGTLVVLAAIFGLGQGLTSVTNQTVLYGQAPPEVIGTASGLFRTAQYLGAIAASTLIALCFGDRASSGGLHGLAVALIAIGVVLFVVTAADRALRNSGTRADATAPGHRP
- a CDS encoding VOC family protein; translated protein: MSSVDLDAVRAERDRIRDAHLEPAGQRPASSARGLHHTALISSDVERTIRFYQDLLEFPLTELIENRDYPGSSHFFFDIGNGNLLAFFDFPGLDVGPYAEVLGGLHHVAISVDPQRWQRLAGKLADAGVEHAVHSDVSIYFRDPDGARIELIADPLGEMYGHQVL